A single genomic interval of Shewanella halotolerans harbors:
- the pilB gene encoding type IV-A pilus assembly ATPase PilB gives MPTTGLHLGLSTLFIRKQLLSEEQISSAITKSRQSKQSLVSTIVSEKLISAREIAELCYEEYGTPLLDLNEFDISGIPEDFINKKLIEKHKCLPLFKRGNRLYIGTSDPTNIAALEDFQFSAGLHAEAILVEDDKLTVALEKVLEEDISALDLDGIDEDSLSGIEITDTDKRQEEQGDASDDAPIVIYINKILTDAIRKGASDLHFEPYEKRYRIRFRIDGILHEVSEPPVNLAGRISARLKVMSKLDIAERRVPQDGRIKMKLSRTKSIDFRVSTLPTIWGEKIVMRILDSSSAQLGIEKLGYEDDQRALYEEMLAKPQGMILVTGPTGSGKTVSLYTGLNILNTEERNISTAEDPVEINLEGVNQVHINLKAGLTFASALRSFLRQDPDVVMVGEIRDLETAEIAIKAAQTGHLVLSTLHTNSAAETLTRLINMGVPGYNIASSVNLIIAQRLARRLCTECRHPEEVPEHELINLGFTQAQIDNGFTVYKPVGCDLCSGGYKGRVGIYEVMKMSDEIARTIMEGGNSLQIASQAKEQGMRDLRESGLRKVIAGVTSIAEINRVTSF, from the coding sequence ATGCCAACAACTGGTCTGCATCTCGGTCTATCAACGTTATTTATTCGCAAACAATTGTTAAGCGAAGAGCAAATTTCATCAGCAATAACCAAATCTCGCCAGTCAAAACAATCTTTAGTTTCAACCATAGTATCTGAAAAGCTTATTTCAGCTAGAGAGATAGCAGAGCTATGCTATGAGGAGTACGGTACTCCCCTACTCGATCTTAACGAATTTGATATCAGTGGTATTCCAGAAGACTTCATCAACAAAAAGTTAATTGAAAAACATAAGTGTCTTCCATTATTCAAGCGTGGAAACCGTCTGTATATAGGGACTTCCGATCCTACCAATATTGCAGCATTAGAAGACTTTCAATTTAGTGCAGGGTTACATGCGGAGGCGATTCTCGTTGAAGATGACAAACTAACAGTCGCTCTTGAGAAGGTGTTAGAAGAAGATATCTCTGCGCTCGATTTAGATGGCATAGATGAAGATTCACTATCCGGCATTGAAATTACAGATACCGACAAGCGCCAGGAAGAACAAGGCGATGCTAGTGACGATGCTCCTATCGTCATCTATATCAATAAAATCCTCACAGATGCCATACGAAAGGGTGCTTCTGACTTACACTTTGAGCCATATGAAAAACGCTATCGCATTAGATTTCGTATTGACGGCATTCTACACGAAGTCTCTGAACCCCCCGTTAATTTAGCAGGACGTATCTCCGCGCGTCTAAAAGTAATGTCTAAGCTCGATATTGCAGAGCGCCGCGTCCCTCAAGATGGTCGAATCAAGATGAAACTGTCTCGCACAAAGTCTATCGACTTTCGTGTCAGCACCTTGCCCACCATCTGGGGTGAAAAAATCGTAATGCGTATCTTGGACTCATCTTCTGCACAGCTAGGTATCGAAAAGCTCGGATATGAAGATGACCAAAGGGCACTGTACGAGGAAATGTTAGCCAAACCGCAAGGAATGATCTTAGTCACAGGGCCAACAGGTTCGGGAAAAACGGTCTCCCTTTACACTGGACTCAATATCCTAAATACAGAAGAACGCAACATATCTACAGCAGAAGATCCTGTTGAAATAAACTTGGAAGGCGTGAACCAAGTTCACATTAACCTAAAAGCAGGCCTTACTTTCGCCTCAGCTCTACGCTCTTTCTTACGTCAAGATCCAGATGTGGTGATGGTGGGTGAGATACGTGATTTAGAAACGGCAGAAATTGCGATCAAGGCTGCTCAAACGGGTCACTTGGTATTATCAACACTCCATACCAACTCCGCCGCAGAAACCCTCACACGTCTGATCAATATGGGGGTCCCCGGATATAACATTGCTAGCTCAGTCAACCTGATTATTGCTCAACGTCTCGCCCGAAGACTCTGCACCGAATGTCGTCACCCAGAAGAAGTACCGGAACATGAACTAATCAATTTGGGCTTTACCCAGGCTCAAATTGATAATGGATTCACTGTTTATAAACCCGTTGGCTGTGACCTCTGCTCCGGTGGATACAAAGGCCGCGTGGGTATTTACGAAGTAATGAAGATGTCAGATGAAATTGCCCGTACTATTATGGAAGGAGGCAATTCACTGCAAATAGCCAGCCAAGCAAAAGAACAAGGCATGCGAGATCTTAGAGAGTCTGGATTACGCAAGGTCATTGCAGGCGTGACGAGTATCGCCGAAATAAACCGTGTTACAAGCTTCTAA